Proteins encoded in a region of the Oncorhynchus keta strain PuntledgeMale-10-30-2019 chromosome 3, Oket_V2, whole genome shotgun sequence genome:
- the kcnj12a gene encoding ATP-sensitive inward rectifier potassium channel 12 yields the protein MSVGRVNRYSIVSSEEEALRLTNMHGGSSGGMNGFGNGKIHTRRKVRNRFVKKNGQCNVQFANMEDKSSRYMADMFTTCVDIRWRYMLVLFTLVFVLSWLAFGLAFWVIALLHGDLDNPAGDDNFTPCVLQVNGFVAAFLFSIETQSTIGYGYRCVTEECPVAVFMVVFQSIVGCIIDCFMIGAIMAKMARPKKRAQTLLFSHNAVIAMRDSKLCLMWRVGNLRKSHIVEAHVRAQLIKPRITDEGEYIPLDQIDINVGFDKGLDRIFLVSPITIIHEIDEDSPLYGIGKNDLETADFEIVVILEGMVEATAMTTQARSSYLATEVLWGHRFEPVLFEEKNLYKVDYSHFHKTYEVPSTPRCSAKDMVENKFLVPTSNSFCYENELAFLSRDEDEEEDVVGVGVGGGVRVLANLNSPDRTSRHEFERIQTTRGLDQRSYRRESEI from the coding sequence ATGAGTGTGGGGCGTGTCAACCGTTACAGCATTGTGTCATCCGAGGAGGAGGCGCTGCGGCTCACCAACATGCACGGCGGCAGCAGTGGTGGAATGAATGGCTTTGGCAACGGCAAAATCCACACACGCCGCAAGGTCCGCAACCGCTTCGTCAAGAAGAATGGCCAGTGCAATGTGCAGTTCGCCAACATGGAGGACAAGTCATCGCGCTACATGGCCGATATGTTCACCACGTGCGTGGACATCCGTTGGCGCTACATGCTGGTGCTGTTCACGCTGGTGTTCGTGCTGTCTTGGCTGGCCTTTGGCCTGGCCTTCTGGGTCATAGCGTTACTCCACGGCGACCTTGACAACCCGGCTGGAGACGACAACTTCACGCCCTGCGTTCTGCAAGTCAACGGCTTCGTGGCCGCCTTCCTGTTCTCCATCGAAACCCAGTCGACCATCGGCTACGGCTACCGCTGCGTGACGGAGGAGTGTCCTGTCGCAGTCTTCATGGTGGTCTTCCAGTCCATCGTGGGCTGCATCATTGACTGCTTCATGATTGGCGCCATCATGGCCAAGATGGCACGGCCCAAGAAGCGGGCACAGACGCTGCTGTTCAGCCACAACGCAGTGATCGCCATGCGCGACAGCAAGCTGTGCCTCATGTGGAGGGTGGGGAACCTGAGGAAGAGTCACATTGTAGAGGCCCATGTCAGAGCTCAGCTCATCAAACCCCGGATCACTGACGAAGGGGAGTACATCCCCTTGGACCAAATAGACATCAATGTGGGCTTTGACAAAGGCCTGGACAGGATTTTCTTGGTGTCGCCCATTACGATTATCCATGAGATTGATGAGGATAGTCCACTCTATGGGATTGGTAAAAATGACCTGGAGACGGCAGACTTTGAGATCGTGGTCATACTGGAGGGTATGGTCGAGGCGACTGCCATGACCACACAGGCGCGCAGCTCCTACCTGGCCACGGAGGTGCTGTGGGGTCACCGGTTCGAGCCGGTGCTCTTCGAGGAGAAGAACCTGTACAAGGTGGATTACTCTCACTTTCATAAGACCTACGAGGTACCGTCCACCCCGCGCTGCAGTGCCAAGGACATGGTGGAGAACAAATTCCTGGTGCCCACCTCCAACTCCTTCTGTTACGAGAATGAGCTGGCCTTCCTCAGCCGGGACGAGGACGAGGAAGAGGATGTGGTGGGCGTGGGCGTGGGCGGTGGTGTCAGAGTGCTGGCCAACCTGAACAGTCCGGACCGGACCAGTCGACACGAGTTCGAGAGGATACAGACCACTAGGGGACTGGACCAAAGGTCGTACCGCAGGGAGTCAGAGATATGA